The following proteins are co-located in the Silene latifolia isolate original U9 population chromosome 1, ASM4854445v1, whole genome shotgun sequence genome:
- the LOC141611065 gene encoding sucrose-phosphate synthase-like has product MAGNDWVNSYLEAILDVGGQGIESSKDKKPPSTTTTNKNNPSGAGGGGGGSASLLLRERGHFSPSRYFVEEVITGFDETDLHRSWVRAASTRSPQERNTRLENLCWRIWNLARKKKQIESEEVQRLAKRHMEREKGRREATADMSEDLSEGEKGDTVGDMSFQKDSNKGKMRRISSVDMMENWANNFKEKKLYIVLISLHGLIRGENMELGRDSDTGGQVKYVVELARALGSMPGVYRVDLLTRQVSGPGVDWSYAEPCEMLTSVEEPPEELGESSGAYIIRIPFGPKDKYVAKELLWPYIPEFVDGALSHIRQMSKVLGDQIGAGQPLWPTSIHGHYADAGDSAALLSGALNVPMVFTGHSLGRDKLEQLLKQGRLSRDEINTTYKIMRRIEAEELCLDASEIVITSTRQEIEEQWQLYDGFDLILERKLRARMRRGVNCHGRFMPRMARIPPGMEFHHIAPHDADMDADLDGHKDEKANPDPFIWSEIMRFFSNRRKPMILALARPDPKKNLTTLVKAFGECRPLRELANLTLIMGNRDDIDEMSGTNASVLISILKLIDKYDLYGQVAYPKHHKQSEVPEIYRLAAKTKGVFINPAFIEPFGLTLIEAAAYGLPIVATKNGGPVDIIGVLDNGLLIDPHDQQSIADALLKLVADKQLWAKCRQNGLKNIHLFSWPEHCKAYLSRIASCKPRQPNWQRIDEGSDNSETDSPGDSLRDIQDISLNLKFSVSEGGNTFDDAFDSEEASASTRRKIIENAVSKMSKPMDKGNFDAGNHKFPAIRRRKHIFVIALDIGTTSDLLQIIKAIFSSAGEQKTTGSIGFILSTAMALSEVNSLLSSGGLKPGDFDAFICNSGSELYYSSIGSEESESPFVLDQDYHSHINYRWGGDGLRKTLLRWAASVNEKKGGTAGQIVSVDEAGSTAHCFSFKVNDFASAPPAKELRKLMRIQALRCHAIHCINGSRLNVIPVLASRSQALRYLYIRWGTELSHFVVFVGESGDTDYEGLLGGVHKTVVLKGICTDARKLHVTRNYPLEHVVPVDTPNVFQTQGHNLDDMKEALSKLGISK; this is encoded by the exons ATGGCGGGAAATGATTGGGTAAACAGTTACTTGGAAGCCATATTAGATGTGGGAGGTCAGGGGATCGAATCTTCAAAGGACAAGAAGCCGCCCTCGACGACGACGACCAATAAAAATAACCCCTCCGGtgccggtggtggtggtggtggttccgCTTCGCTGTTGCTAAGAGAGCGAGGGCATTTCAGTCCATCCCGTTATTTTGTTGAGGAAGTTATTACTGGTTTCGATGAGACCGATCTTCATCGCTCTTGGGTTCGC GCAGCTTCAACTCGAAGTCCTCAAGAGAGGAATACGAGGTTGGAAAATCTATGCTGGAGGATATGGAATTTGGCTCGCAAGAAGAAACAG ATTGAAAGTGAGGAGGTACAACGTTTGGCCAAACGCCATATGGAACGAGAAAAGGGTCGCAGGGAGGCAACAGCAGATATGTCAGAAGACTTGTCAGAAGGAGAAAAGGGAGATACAGTTGGTGATATGTCGTTCCAAAAAGATAGCAATAAAGGAAAAATGCGCAGAATAAGTTCAGTGGATATGATGGAGAATTGGGCTAATAACTTCAAGGAAAAGAAACTCTACATTGTTTTGATAAG TCTTCATGGCTTGATACGTGGAGAGAATATGGAGCTTGGTAGAGATTCTGATACTGGTGGTCAG GTCAAATACGTAGTAGAACTTGCCAGGGCGCTTGGGTCAATGCCTGGAGTTTACCGAGTTGACCTACTGACAAGACAAGTTTCAGGACCTGGGGTAGATTGGAGTTATGCTGAACCTTGTGAGATGCTGACAAGTGTTGAGGAGCCCCCGGAGGAGCTCGGTGAGAGCAGTGGTGCTTATATTATCCGCATACCATTTGGGCCAAAGGACAAGTATGTGGCTAAGGAATTACTTTGGCCATACATACCAGAATTTGTTGATGGTGCACTTAGCCACATAAGACAAATGTCTAAGGTTCTTGGAGACCAAATTGGTGCGGGTCAGCCTCTCTGGCCCACTTCAATCCATGGACATTATGCAGATGCTGGGGATTCTGCAGCTCTTTTATCTGGTGCTTTAAATGTGCCTATGGTTTTCACTGGTCATTCGCTTGGTCGAGATAAGCTTGAGCAGCTTTTGAAACAAGGGAGACTTTCAAGAGATGAAATTAACACAACCTATAAAATCATGCGGCGTATAGAGGCCGAGGAACTTTGCCTTGATGCTTCCGAAATAGTGATTACAAGCACCAGACAGGAAATTGAAGAGCAATGGCAACTATATGATGGATTTGATCTAATTTTAGAACGCAAACTTAGAGCTAGAATGAGACGTGGTGTGAACTGTCATGGAAGATTCATGCCGCGCATGGCT AGAATTCCTCCTGGTATGGAATTTCACCATATTGCCCCACATGATGCTGATATGGATGCAGATCTCGATGGACATAAAGACGAGAAAGCAAATCCAGATCCTTTCATTTGGTCAGAG ATAATGCGTTTCTTCTCAAATCGGCGAAAACCCATGATACTTGCCTTGGCTAGGCCAGATCCAAAAAAGAATCTCACTACATTAGTCAAGGCATTCGGAGAGTGCCGTCCTCTCAGGGAACTTGCTAACCTG ACACTGATAATGGGCAATCGTGATGATATTGATGAAATGTCTGGTACAAATGCATCCGTTTTGATATCAATACTCAAATTAATTGACAAATATGATCTCTACGGTCAAGTGGCATATCCTAAGCACCACAAACAATCTGAAGTTCCTGAAATTTATCGTCTCGCTGCCAAGACAAAG GGTGTATTCATCAACCCAGCTTTCATTGAACCATTTGGACTGACTTTAATCGAG GCCGCAGCTTATGGTTTGCCTATTGTTGCCACAAAAAATGGAGGCCCTGTTGATATTATTGGG GTCCTGGACAATGGACTCCTCATTGATCCTCACGATCAGCAATCTATTGCTGATGCACTTCTAAAGCTTGTTGCTGACAAACAGCTATGGGCAAAATGTAGACAAAACGGGTTGAAAAACATCCATCTTTTTTCATGGCCAGAGCATTGTAAGGCATATTTATCTCGTATAGCGAGCTGCAAACCTAGGCAACCAAACTGGCAACGAATTGACGAAGGATCTGATAACTCAGAGACAGACTCGCCCGGTGACTCCTTAAGAGACATTCAGGACATATCTTTGAATCTTAAGTTCTCGGTATCTGAAGGAGGTAACACATTTGATGATGCGTTCGATTCTGAAGAAGCTTCAGCTAGCACAAGGAGAAAAATAATTGAGAATGCAGTTTCGAAAATGTCAAAGCCTATGGACAAAGGAAATTTTGATGCTGGTAATCATAAGTTTCCAGCAATTAGGAGGAGGAAGCATATTTTTGTCATTGCTTTGGACATTGGTACAACATCAGATCTTCTTCAAATCATTAAGGCAATATTTTCTTCTGCCGGAGAACAGAAAACTACAGGTTCTATAGGATTTATACTGTCAACAGCTATGGCATTATCAGAGGTTAATTCTCTTTTGTCTTCTGGAGGCCTGAAGCCCGGAGATTTTGACGCATTTATTTGTAATAGTGGAAGTGAGCTCTACTATTCATCTATTGGCTCTGAGGAGTCAGAGTCCCCATTTGTACTTGACCAAGATTACCATTCACATATTAACTATCGTTGGGGAGGCGATGGCTTGAGGAAGACTTTGCTGAGGTGGGCTGCTTCTGTCAACGAGAAAAAGGGTGGAACAGCTGGACAGATTGTTAGCGTGGATGAAGCTGGCTCTACTGCTCATTGCTTTTCATTCAAAGTGAATGATTTTGCATCA GCACCTCCTGCTAAGGAGCTCAGGAAGTTGATGAGAATTCAGGCTCTTCGGTGTCACGCCATTCATTGCATAAACGGCTCCAGGTTGAATGTCATCCCTGTGTTGGCTTCCAGATCTCAAGCACTCAG